In the Helianthus annuus cultivar XRQ/B chromosome 11, HanXRQr2.0-SUNRISE, whole genome shotgun sequence genome, one interval contains:
- the LOC118483916 gene encoding G-type lectin S-receptor-like serine/threonine-protein kinase At4g27290: MEEGLTKTKLIFGFLLVLYASITLTCTHAADTISANQIFRYNETIISAHETFELGFFNPGNSTNYYVGIWYKKIPKRTYVWVANRNTPVTDTSCELTLTLQGVLIIQNATTSDVIWPSANSSMTTVRNPIGQLLDTGNFMIYSDNVSHVNPIWQSFDFMTDTLLPGMKLGWNWVTRTERYLTSWKFRDDPALGDYSLKVDTKGYPQMILWDVEKIKFHAGPRDRLRFSGDPDLKPNPIYNFTFVVNQREIYYQYNLIDTSFITRLVLQPSGNIECLLWVDSIQDWSLYLTPEGDYCDRYVVCKAFGSCNIDKSSLCECLKGFEPTSPEQWRVAIWSQGCRRTTPLDCGPSEGFNKYINMKLPDTLGSWYNQTMTLVECENMCKSNCSCTAYTNLNASGTGSGCLLWFGDLTDIKTIAETGDSLYIRMPPSELDLIENSRSSNAGRRVRIIVPISIVALAILVSYAYFTVFVRVRIITKVFLYFCLEVKTNVF; this comes from the exons ATGGAGGAAGGATTGACAAAGACCAAATTGATCTTTGGCTTCCTTCTTGTACTTTACGCATCAATAACTTTAACTTGTACCCATGCCGCTGACACCATATCTGCAAACCAAATCTTTAGATATAATGAAACGATCATTTCTGCCCACGAAACCTTTGAACTTGGTTTCTTTAATCCCGGTAACTCCACAAACTATTACGTCGGAATCTGGTACAAGAAAATACCCAAACGAACCTATGTATGGGTAGCCAACCGGAACACACCAGTCACCGATACCTCCTGCGAGCTAACTCTCACCCTTCAAGGAGTTTTAATAATCCAAAACGCCACCACAAGCGATGTCATATGGCCTTCAGCGAACTCATCAATGACGACAGTGAGGAATCCGATTGGTCAACTTCTCGATACTGGCAACTTTATGATTTACAGTGACAACGTCAGTCACGTGAATCCTATATGGCAAAGTTTCGACTTTATGACCGACACTTTACTTCCCGGAATGAAGCTAGGCTGGAACTGGGTTACCAGAACCGAAAGATACTTAACGTCGTGGAAATTCCGCGATGATCCTGCTTTGGGTGACTACTCGCTCAAGGTTGATACCAAAGGATACCCTCAAATGATCCTATGGGATGTCGAGAAAATAAAGTTCCATGCAGGTCCACGGGACAGGCTCAGATTTAGTGGAGACCCTGATTTGAAACCGAACCCTATTTACAATTTCACCTTTGTTGTTAATCAGAGAGAAATTTACTACCAATATAATCTTATAGATACTTCATTCATTACAAGGCTGGTGTTACAACCAAGTGGTAATATAGAGTGCTTGTTATGGGTTGATAGCATACAAGATTGGAGCCTTTATTTGACTCCGGAGGGTGATTATTGTGATCGATACGTGGTGTGCAAGGCCTTTGGGAGCTGCAACATTGACAAATCCTCTCTTTGTGAATGTTTGAAGGGGTTTGAACCCACCTCACCTGAACAGTGGAGGGTTGCAATTTGGTCACAAGGGTGTCGACGTACGACCCCTTTGGATTGTGGGCCTAGTGAAGGGTTCAACAAATATATCAATATGAAGTTACCGGACACGCTTGGGTCATGGTATAACCAGACCATGACACTTGTAGAATGTGAGAATATGTGTAAAAGCAATTGCTCTTGCACAGCTTACACAAATTTGAATGCCTCAGGGACTGGGAGTGGTTGCTTGCTATGGTTCGGTGACCTAACTGATATTAAAACGATTGCTGAAACAGGCGACTCTCTATATATACGAATGCCACCTTCTGAGTTAG ATTTAATAGAAAACAGTAGAAGCTCAAATGCAGGGAGAAGAGTACGAATTATTGTCCCCATATCGATTGTAGCTTTGGCCATACTAGTTTCATATGCTTATTTTACCGTTTTCGTACGAGTACGCATCATCACCAAGGTGTTTCTCTACTTTTGTTTAGAAGTTAAAACAAATGTATTTTGA